From the Armatimonas rosea genome, one window contains:
- a CDS encoding helix-turn-helix domain-containing protein, whose protein sequence is MPRSDRHNEIELNLLESGSVTYLMGGQKVTVPAGRLAVFWAGIPHQVVAFEGLSEYFVLTLPLVWFLQWRLPEHFTQAILRGGILLEPGSDRLAMDLQQLVLWSDDLQSGLAERREASLLEIQARLRRLALSLDGESLNEAESMRKASLRIDGEYLSKAEEIAWYIAQNYTHPLTAAIIGQEVGLHPNYAMALFQQTFGTTLTKYLTQHRLAHAQRLLVTTADSILHIALSSGFGSLSRFNEAFRQNFSCTPREYRQTQLSTVYPVH, encoded by the coding sequence ATGCCCCGTAGCGACCGGCACAATGAGATCGAGCTGAACCTGCTGGAGAGCGGAAGCGTTACCTACCTGATGGGTGGCCAGAAGGTGACAGTGCCTGCGGGGCGGCTGGCTGTTTTCTGGGCAGGCATTCCCCACCAGGTCGTTGCCTTCGAGGGACTCTCGGAGTACTTTGTCCTGACCCTGCCCCTCGTTTGGTTTCTCCAGTGGCGGCTCCCCGAGCATTTCACCCAAGCGATTCTCCGTGGAGGGATACTCCTAGAGCCCGGTTCAGACCGCCTCGCAATGGATCTACAGCAGCTCGTGCTGTGGAGCGACGATCTACAAAGTGGCTTAGCGGAACGCCGCGAGGCGAGTTTGCTGGAGATCCAGGCACGCCTACGACGGCTGGCTCTAAGCCTGGACGGGGAGAGTCTCAACGAGGCCGAAAGTATGCGTAAGGCTTCTTTGCGAATCGATGGGGAGTACCTAAGTAAGGCGGAGGAGATCGCCTGGTATATCGCACAAAACTACACCCATCCTCTCACAGCCGCGATAATTGGGCAGGAAGTAGGGCTCCATCCCAACTACGCGATGGCTCTGTTTCAGCAGACGTTCGGCACGACCTTGACCAAGTACCTAACGCAGCACCGGCTGGCGCATGCACAGCGTCTCCTGGTTACGACAGCAGATTCCATCCTTCACATTGCCCTTAGCTCTGGGTTTGGCTCGCTGAGTCGATTCAACGAAGCATTCCGTCAGAACTTCAGTTGCACGCCGCGGGAATATCGACAGACTCAATTGAGCACTGTCTATCCTGTGCACTAA
- a CDS encoding efflux RND transporter periplasmic adaptor subunit, whose amino-acid sequence MKTLLLGFAALSGLTMVGCTPQTSAQAPATAPAPIVPVQVITPEKRDVSRMLTLPGDIVAGEQATLNAKVPGYLDQVLVREGDTVRAGQLLATLRAPELDAEKRQAEQALSALQASAKGSEATRQRTGIETRRTRLQVDKARAELAQAEAEQSRSEALVKQATGAIQEAKTQATQAKSAVEEARALVAKAESEKEATQAELELAEATFGRLDGIYQKDKRLIAAQDVDTAKSKRDAAKSRVVAAGSQLQAARARVETAQQQAEGAAQRVPQLEASAEASEAQVRSAKAKVEALREQLKVAQAEVELGKGQEQVASAKTQESRFQVGAGVGAVEKLAVQAEYRQIRAPFNGVVVQRHADPGAFIQANPILTVATTNTVRIRFYVPESETDLVKTGTTVKIEARNLAEPVTGRVSRTATALDPKTRTLLAEVDLSNTAKALFSGTYATVKITLETHPQVIALPSAAIGSDKSGKFVFINDGGKAKRVPIKIGFDDGKFTEVTEGLKGDETVVVTGRDLLAGGTKLETASWTPPTPAPKTR is encoded by the coding sequence ATGAAAACGCTCCTCTTGGGATTCGCCGCACTGAGCGGTCTTACGATGGTTGGCTGCACGCCGCAGACCTCAGCTCAGGCACCTGCCACGGCACCGGCTCCTATTGTCCCGGTTCAGGTCATCACGCCCGAGAAGCGCGATGTCTCACGAATGCTCACGCTTCCCGGCGATATCGTGGCAGGGGAACAGGCGACCCTCAACGCTAAAGTACCCGGCTATCTTGACCAAGTGCTGGTGCGTGAAGGCGATACCGTTCGTGCTGGGCAGCTCCTGGCGACGCTTCGCGCCCCCGAACTCGATGCCGAGAAGCGCCAGGCGGAGCAGGCCCTGAGCGCACTGCAGGCATCAGCCAAGGGAAGCGAGGCGACCCGGCAACGCACGGGTATTGAAACACGGCGCACGCGGCTTCAGGTGGATAAGGCAAGAGCGGAGCTGGCACAGGCGGAGGCCGAGCAGTCGCGCTCAGAGGCGCTGGTAAAGCAGGCAACGGGAGCCATTCAGGAAGCGAAGACCCAAGCCACTCAGGCAAAGAGTGCTGTGGAAGAAGCTCGGGCATTGGTGGCAAAGGCCGAATCGGAGAAAGAGGCGACCCAGGCAGAGCTGGAGCTGGCTGAGGCGACCTTTGGGCGATTGGATGGCATCTACCAAAAGGACAAGCGCCTCATCGCCGCGCAGGACGTGGACACCGCCAAGAGCAAGCGCGATGCCGCGAAGAGTCGGGTTGTGGCAGCAGGCAGCCAGCTTCAGGCCGCTCGTGCCCGTGTCGAGACAGCGCAACAGCAGGCGGAAGGAGCAGCGCAGCGCGTTCCTCAGCTAGAAGCGAGTGCAGAGGCATCTGAGGCGCAGGTGCGCTCGGCAAAAGCAAAGGTTGAGGCGCTACGTGAGCAACTTAAAGTAGCTCAGGCAGAGGTCGAGCTGGGTAAGGGACAGGAGCAGGTCGCTTCCGCAAAGACGCAGGAGAGTCGCTTCCAGGTTGGAGCGGGGGTGGGCGCTGTCGAGAAGCTAGCGGTGCAGGCCGAGTATCGCCAGATTCGCGCTCCCTTCAACGGAGTGGTCGTCCAGCGCCACGCCGACCCCGGCGCGTTTATCCAAGCGAACCCAATCCTGACTGTCGCTACAACAAACACGGTGCGGATTCGCTTCTACGTCCCCGAGTCCGAGACTGATCTGGTCAAGACCGGCACTACTGTCAAGATCGAGGCGCGAAACTTGGCAGAACCCGTGACCGGGCGAGTCTCGCGCACCGCCACCGCGCTTGATCCCAAGACTCGGACGCTCTTGGCGGAGGTCGATCTGAGCAATACGGCCAAGGCACTGTTCTCAGGTACCTACGCCACCGTAAAGATCACGCTAGAGACCCACCCGCAAGTTATCGCCCTTCCGAGCGCGGCGATTGGCTCAGACAAGTCCGGCAAGTTCGTCTTTATCAATGACGGCGGCAAGGCAAAACGAGTGCCGATCAAGATTGGCTTCGACGACGGCAAGTTCACCGAAGTCACCGAGGGGCTCAAGGGCGACGAGACCGTAGTCGTGACTGGGCGGGACCTGCTGGCCGGGGGAACGAAGCTTGAAACGGCTTCCTGGACGCCACCAACCCCAGCCCCAAAAACTCGCTAG